The sequence GATATGATAAACACTCTAAATATGGACAGCACCTCTAAATATCTTGGAACATTGCAGAAATTCAAATCTCATAATGGAAAAGAATTATACTGTCTAGTGAAGTATCCATCAGATGCGTTTAAGCTTCAGTTTAATCTAAAAAAATTCCCTTATGAAACAGGAAGTATCATATATAACAATCTTATAAAAGGATGCGTATTCTTTTTATTATTATCTATAACAAACATTGTACTATTTAGTATATGGACATCTAAAAAAATTAATAAACCACTCATGGAGTTGACTAAAGGAATAACTACAATGACTGATGGTAATTATGATACTAAGTTAGAATTCAAGGCTGAAAAAGAATTTGCAGCAATAAGAGATAGCTTTAACTATATGACTGAAAAGCTAAAAACTACTGAAGAAGAAAAAGAAAGAATTCAGCAGAGTAGAAATAGAATCCTTATTGATCTTTCTCATGATATTAGGACTCCAATATCAACAATACAATGTTTTTCAAAAGCACTAGATGAGGGCTTAATTGAAGACCAAGATAAGAAACAGAGATATTACCATACTATTTATACTAAATGTGGACGAGTAAGTGAGCTTATTAATGATTTATTCGAATTTGTTAAGCTAGAGAGCACTGACTATAAACCTCTCTTAGTAGAATCTGATTTTTGCGAATTTATAAGAGAAATAATAACAGAATTCTATGATGAGATGGAAGAAAAAAAATATAAACTAGAAATATGTATTCCTGAAAGAGAAATAGTTATTGCATTTGACGAAAATATTATGAATAGAGCTATTTCAAATTTACTTTGCAATGCTCTAAAATACAACACTGAAGGAACTAAACTAAGAATCGAAATAAAAGAACTCTCCTCTACAGTGCTTCTAGAAATAGGAGATAACGGCTCCGGCATACCAAAACATATACAAGATATCATTTTTGATCCTTTTGTAAGAGGTGATGAAGCAAGAAAAAGTGATGGTGGCACTGGACTAGGGCTTGCTATAGCAAAGAAAATAGTTGAAAAACATAATGGAAAACTGGAGCTCTATACTAATAATAATGGTGAAAAAACAACCTTTACCATCACCTTAAACAAACACAAATGTACGGACTGCTAGTCAAGTTTTAGAAAAACTCTTTGATTTGAACAACTAACTTTGCTTATAAATAAAATTCCCCTGACAATAATTTCTGTCAGGGGGAATGATTATTTATCTTGAACTAAATACCTTCTTTAAATATGCCCTTCTACTTATTTCATAAATACTTAAATACACTATACTATATCCCATAAACATATAAAGCATAATAATTTGTGGCACTTTACCTTCATTCATTTGATTATACATTTTCATTAAAATTATTGCTGTAATAACTAATGCTATAATAGAAGGAACTAAAAATATGATGCGTATTTCTTTGGATATTATCTTCCTTATTTCTGTGGTCGTCAAGCCTATTCTATTAAAACTATTCTTTCTTTGCTTATCTTCATCCAAAGATGTGAATATTTTAAAGTATAGTATTGCTCCACTACCAGTTAAGAAAATTACTCCTAAAAAGAAAAACGTAAAGAATATAAAACTACTTTTAGACATCTCAATATGTCGTGAATTACTTTTTATATTTAATGTTTCTGCAAGCTCTTCTCCACCTATTTTTTTTAGTTCTTCTTTTAACTCTTGATTTATCCTCTTATAATCATGATCACTTTCTAAGTCTACCAATATATCATAGTATACATTTTCTGGGTCAAGATTACTTTTAATTTCATTATATACTTTATTATTAAGTACTAGAAAACCTGGCCTCATATCTGAGATACAATCATAAATCTCATTGCTTAATTTCATTTTCTCATGTGCTATATTTTTTTGATTAAATTCTAAATACTTATTATTATTCTCTTTCTTATACTTATCTAAATTACTAATAAAATCAATGAAATAGTTTGTATTTATTGCTTTACCTTTTGTAATTAATTTTAAAGTTAGGTCTCCATTAATATTTCTTCCTTCTTCAATAGGTGCTATTACTTCATTTTCTTTTAATTCTTTTGTCAATTTAGTAGTCTTATTATAGGTCTCGTTACTAATTATTCTTAACGCACGTATGTTATAGCCTGCTTCAGGATTTTTTTCTATATATTGCTCTTCTATATTTTCAAGTTCATTATATGCTTTGATTTTTCCTGCATATTTTTCTATTATACTTTTAAAATCATTTCCATCTAATTGCTTTTTATTAACAATAATACTTAAATCACTTTTATAATCCCTATCAATATACATTCCTCCTAATTTATAAAATGAAACTCCTTGTATTATGAAAAACATTCCTGCAGCTGTCATTATTATTGATATAAAAATGGTAGATCTATATGATAGAAACTTACTTGATAAGGTTCTTATTGTTACTATATTATTGTTATATATTTTCTTGAACTTTTTTAATATAACTTCCACCAACGCCATAAAAAAGCCTATTAAAAAATACAATGATGCTATTGCCACAATGGCAAATACCACAGTATACTTGGTAATATTACTTGCTCCACCTATACATTCAATAATTTTGTTATATGAAACTACAAAGGCAATCGCAGATACTATACCTTTTACAAAAACACCTTTTCTCGCTACTTCTTTTTTTGATGAAAATTTTATTAATTCAACTATTGAATTTCTTCTTAATAAAATTTTCTGGTATAAATGGTTAATTAAAAATATGAGTAACCCTACTAGTACTACACTTAAAAGTCCTACAATATTAACTCCAATATTTACATTATCTATATCCATTACCTTTAAGAATGCCATATTAAATAACCTAGAAAATAAAATTCCTACAATAAGTCCTATGCTTATTGAGATACCTGATATAACAATGTTTTCATAAAAAAGTATTCTTAATATTTCCTTTGAGGTCAATCCAATAGTATAATATACTCCTAATTCTTTTCCCCTAGTTTTTGTGAAAGTTACTGTTATATAGATTATAAACGCCATAAGAAACAAAGTCATAATCCCTATAATTATATTTTTTTCATATCCTTTTATGAATATTTCTTTGGATTTCTCTAAAAATGTATCACTATAAATGAAATTAAAAAACATAAATAATATACTTAATACAGCACTTGTCCCCAAAAGGTATGCAATATAATTTCTAATATTATATTTAATATTTTTTAATATAAGTTCATTAAATTTCATTAGTATTTACCTCCAATTGCTGTTTGAGAATCAATTATCTTGTCAAAGAACTCCTTTCTATTTCCACTAGAGTTAATCTCAAATTCAATTTGTCCATCTTTTATAAAAATAATCTTCTTACAAAATGAAGCAGCAAATGGATCATGCGTTACCATTAATATAGTAGCTTTTCTTTCCTTATTTATCTTAGTAAATACAGTCATAATATTTTTCGATGACTTAGAATCTAAATTTCCTGTTGGTTCATCTGCAAAAATAATCTTTGGTTCACCAACTAAGGCTCTAGCTACTGCAGTTCTTTGTTTTTGACCTCCTGACACAATATAAGGATAGCTATTTTCTATATCATTTAATTCTAAGAAATCCACCAAATCATCTACTTTATCATCTATAAGCCTTGGGGATATTTTATCAACAGTAAGAGGAAATCCAATATTTTCTCTTATTGTTAAGCTATCTAAAAGATTAAAATCTTGAAATATAAAACCAAGATTTCTTCTCCTAAACAAGGCTAGATCATCTTTTTTTAGCTTCAAAATATTTTTATTATTGATAAATATATTGCCTGAAGTTCCATTATCTAACCCTGATAAAATATTTAACAATGTAGTTTTGCCACTTCCACTTGGCCCCATAATGCCAATAAATTCTCCCTCTTGAACCGTAAAGCTTACATTGTCCAATGCCCTTACTGGTTGTGCCCCTTTAAATGCATCATATACTTTAGTTAGTTTTTCACACTCTAAGATTTTCATTTTTCATTCTCCTCATATACCAATTTTCTTTAGTAATTAAATTATATGACCTTGAAATAAATTCTCTAATCGATTATTCTTACCAAAACCTTGCACCAGTGTAAGGTTTTAATCTTCTGCATTTATATATGAAATGCTAACTTTAGTTCCTTTTCCTTCCTCTGATTGTACACTTATTTCATTATTTAATTTTTTGCATACTAATTTGCACATATACAACCCTATACCAGTTGATTCCCTGTTATCCCTTCCATTACTCCCCGTAAAAAACAAGTCAAATACTCTGTTTATATATTGCTTTTTAATTCCAATACCTTGATCTTCAATTTCCAATATAACCCTATTTTCATCTTTAATTGCATTTAAACTAACCTTAGAATCTTTTTTATTAGAATACTTTATTGAATTGCTTATTACTTGCTCAATTACATAACTCCCCCACTTCTTATCTGTATAAACATATATTCCTTCATCTATATCTACCCTAGGGGAAACTTTAGAATAAATAAAATCTCTTTTTTTACACTTAATCGCTTTAGTCACCAATTCCTTTAAGTTAACTTTCTCTGGTATATAATCCTTCGAAAACTTCTCAACCCTAAATACATTTAAAGCACCCTCTAAATTGTCTTCTAATCTATACTTTTCTTCTATAATATCTTTAAATATTTCCTGATTATCATCATTCTTTTCTAAGCCTTCTTCTGCTGCTAGTTCTATAACTGCCACGGATGTTTTCATATTATGTATTAATTGGCTCATTAAACTATCCTTTTCTTCTAGCTTTAAATCCATATTATATAATTGTAATATATATGATTTATGAACTTGTGCTAAATAATCCACTAAATCCTTATATACATAATCATCTTCTATCTTATATTGAGGACTTGCCTTTCCTTCTTCTAAAATTCCATAGAGCTTTTTATAAACTATAAATTTATAAACTAAGTATAAAAGGAGAAAAAATACCGTTAATGCTAAAGGGTATAACTGCAATTTACCTCCATATAGCAAATAATACAACATCATTATAAATGTTGTATTCATTAAATATATTATTATTGCTGCTTTTTCTTTTATTAAAGTTGCTTTTATAGATTTACTTAAGCACATAACCGCTCCCCCTTTTAGTTACAATTTCGCATCCTAAATTTATATCTTTTAACTTTTTCTTAAGTCTTGTTATGTTAACAGTCAGCGTATTATCATCTACAAAAACGTCTTCTTCCCAAAGTTCTTCTAATAATGTATCTCTTGAAACAATCTTATTATAATTATTCATAAATATCTTCATAAGCTTATACTCATTTTTAGATAAATCAATTATTGTATCTCTAACTTTAAGCTGCATTCCTTCACATATAAGTGCCATGTCACATACTTTTATAACATCGATACTTTTTGTAGTCGTTCTTCTTAAAACTGCAGTTATCTTTGCTAAAAGTATTCCCATACTAAATGGTTTTGTTACATAATCATCTGCTCCCATTTCTATGCCCCTTATTTGTTCTCCTTCTTCGCTTCTAGCCGATACTATAATTATAGGAATATCACTTTTTCTTTTTATAACCTTTAGAAAATAAAACCCATCAAAGGTTGGTAAATTTATATCTAGTAAAATTAAATCTGGATTTAAAGCAAGTACCTCCTCTTCCACATTTTCAAAATCATCTATTACAAAAACTTCATAATTATATCCTTTTAAATATTTCACAATATATTTTCTAAGTTTCATATCATCTTCCACAATGGCTATTTTCTTCACACTATTCACCTCATAACTTATCACTACACTTTATAATTATAGCATTTGTAACTATTGTTTCCAATTCAGCATCATGATAAGTTAATTGCATGTTAAAGAGTTTTTATGCATTAAAAAAGCCACGATTGTTTATCGTGACTTTAAATTTAATATAATTTATTTATCTATTTTTCATATTGATTAGAAATTCTTCGTCTCTAAATTTTAAATTTGTTTACTTCATCAAGCATTTCCTTAGTCATACTGCTAAGTGTTTGTGCTGCTGCTGCTATTTCTTCTGTAGATGCACTCATCTGCTCTGATGACGCAGAAATTTCTTCTGAAGATGCTGAAACTTCAAGTGAAACTGAAGATACACCATCTACTCTGCCCAAGATAGTTTCTTTATCTTTATCTATACCTTCAGCAGATTTTTTAACTGTTTCGATTTTAGGAATCACTTCATTTACTGCTTCTATAATTTTCTTGAAAGATGTTATTGAACTGTTTATAATCTTAACTTGGTTTAATAGTTCATCATCCATTTCAACGGAATCCTGGACTATAACATTTGTATTATTAGCTATCTCATTAATCAATCTATTAATATCTTCTGATGAATTTTTTGATTGTTCGGCAAGTGTTCTTATTTCATCTGCAACAACTGCAAAACCTTTTCCTGACTCGCCTGCTCTAGCCGCTTCAATAGCTGCATTTAATGCTAATAAATTTGTTTGTTCTGCAATACTATTTATCATATTAGTAATTTCATTTATTTCATTTACATCTTTTCCAAGACCAACAATTTTGCGATTAAAATCTTTAAATGAAGTACTTACTTTAGTTACAGATTCATTCAATTCATTCATTTCATTACTGCTCTCTTTTGCCATCAAGCTAATATCTCTAGAATTCGAATCCACAACTTGTATCTCACCAACCATTCCAGATAATTTATCACTAAAATCATTAAGAATTTCTGTTACATTCATTAAGTCCTCAGATTGAGAACTTGTCCCTTGCGCAATTTCATTTATTGCTTCTGTAACATTTTGTGAAGAACTAGCTATTTCCTCTGAAACAGAAGATAAATTTTCTGACTGCATATTAATATTTTCAGAATTCTGTTTTATTCTGTTAATCATTCCTTTTAAGGATTCTTGCATTACCTTCATTGAGTTAGTCATTTCTCCAACTTCATCTTTTAATTGCAAGTATTTAGGAGAAACTTCTGCACATAGATTACCCTCTGCTAATAATCCCAGATGTTTTGAAGTTGATTTTATTCCTTTAGATATATTATTAGAAATAATATAAACAACTGCAAATCCAATTAATATAAATAATATAGAAAATCCTACAACTGAAATCTTTAGGCTATCCAATTCTGACAATATTTCACCCTTTACTACTATAACTCCCACAGACCATTCAGTTCCTTTAACTGGAGCATACCCCACATACTTATCTGCTCCACCATAAGTATATTCACCGATTCCTGTTTCTCCAGCTCCCATTTTCTTCTCAATTTCAGCTAAAGCCTGTAACTTAGTATCTTTTTTTGCTTCTTCAACTGGGTTGTACATTTTAAGGACAAGATCTTTATTAGTACTAGCAATATTGGTACCATCTTTTTTTATCATAAAAGCATAGCCTGTTGTTCCAACCTTAACCTGATTCGTTAGCTCACTTAATTGATTCCCATCTCTTGTTTCAAATAGTACTCCTACTACTTCATTATTATTCTTAATAGGGACAGCATACTTAACCTCTACAGTACCAGTAACTTTACCTATCAATGGGTCTGACACATTACTTTCTCCTGATAACGCCTTTTGGTAATAGTCTCTATCCTTCAGATTAATAGTCTTTCCATCTGTACCCTTAGCATCACCATTTTTATCCCCTATGCTTAATTTGACACTTCCCATTCTTTTAGCCTGATCTAAAAGTATTGCTTTTTTATTTTCCCATGAATTATTAACATCTTTTATTTCAGGCATGGATGCAATAGCCTCTAATTGATTTAACTGTCCTTTAACTCTTCCTTGAATACTACTGGCAGTTTCTTCTGCAATTTTAGGAAGTGTTTTACTTAAATTTGATTGCAGTGACTTTGTTGAATTTACAAATGAAATCCCACCTAAGCCTATACATACAGCCACCACTAATAATCCTAAAAATAGTATTAACTTTGATTTTATACTTTTCATACCTTCCCCCTAATTTGAGTATTTTTTTAAATTCAATATAATTTCATATTTAAAACATAATTATTATTATATCATGTCATAGTATTTGAGTAAATATTGTCGAATCTGTTGTTATTATGTAAGTATTAGTAAATATGTTTTACAATTAACTTTATTCTATAAACTTGGTACAATCTATAAGAATTTGGAAAATAGCATTAAAATAACCCACGACATCTCTGCCGTGGGTATCAATGGTGGAAATAAAGCGTAATCTTTAAAATTCTAAGTTATAATATTCTATTTATTTTATACCGACCTATATATTTTTATATCTACTCCTGATTCTGTCCCAAATCCTTCTCCGACTAATAAATCATAAAACCATATAATCTTTCATCCTTTTCACCATGTTGAATTAAAGTTGGAGAACAGGCTGATATGATTTATTATTTTTATCAAATGAATCTTAGTTGAACTTACACCCTTAAGGTGTACCTCGTCCAGGAACGTGCAGCCGTTATCTCCAACTTGAGCAGATAAGTAAAAGTCCAAATCTATGATTTAATGCTGTTTTTTAATACAAAGTTCCCTCCAGTTCATAAGCCAAGTATACTGTTCATAGCAATCTTTTTCATCTAAGCTTTGTAATCCTTGACATCTAACTATTCTTGATATTATTTGAAAATGCCTAACAGCAATAAAATCAAAAATAGAGTTATACTCCATATTACTCAATGGACGAATTTTACTATATCCTGAATAGAAACTTTCATATAAGTGCATAGTTTTATCATACATTGATTCCTGAAACTGATTAAAGTTTGTATCATCACTCATGTATGCTACATCCATACTAGGATAATCCCCTGAAGCATCATCAAAATCAAAAAGAACATATTCTCCTCTTTGATTTCTAAGCATATTTCCCGTATGAAGATCACCATGACAAAAGCTTTTAGGTAATTTACTTATACGATTCCATAATTCATCTCCATATTGTTGCAGATCAATAATTTTTTCAGAATCAAAATTCTTTTCTTTCATAATAGAAATGTAATCATCAATATAATCAATTTTTGTTTTATGAGCAAGTTTATGAGGATAGCTTTCCATTAATTTATGGAGTTTCCCAATTTGTTTTCCGATACTTCCTGCCTCCTGCTTTCCATTTGGTGTTATACCGTCAACATAATCGTATAATACCCCTACACAGGAACCCTCTGAACAATCAACAAATATATTACTTTCATTTTGTACTGTATTAACAACAGAAACTACTGGATATAAGTTTGCTTTTAAATAATTGAGTATACGAATGGTTTGTAATGCATCATCTGTTTTAAAGTTACGGTATATTTTAAAAACATACCTTTTCCCCTGACTCTGCAAAAAATATACACGGCCAATCATATCTCTGTAAAGTCCAATCTGATTAATATTTAATTGATAAGAGCGATTGAGAGCATTGACAAGAATATCATGTTCCATCGACTATTCCCCCTTTGGTACATATCAGGCTATATAAATAATTCTTACTTCTGAAAAATTTATTATGGTTGATTAGATTATAGAATAACCCAATCTATTTTATGCCTGAAATAATAGTTAAAAATTACTATATCTATATATTATCATATCATTTTTTCTAGCACATTATAAACATATTTATCTTGCCATATATGCATAAAGTGTAATCCATTTATTAGATTGTCCAACTTTACCTGGATTAAATGAAGGAACACTTTTTGAACCAGATAATACATATGTACCATCTTCCAATTTATATCTGTCAACAGCCTCATAACCAGCTTTCATAGCATCTGACTCTGTTGGACATCCTAATACTTTTAATGCATACACTATATTTTGTGCACCTACCTTAATTGGATCTGCTGGATAAAAGGTCTGTGTCATCACATCCACCATTGGTGTCACCATATCATCTGTGCGATAGAAAATGTTTCGTTTTGTAAAATAGTTCATTAATGCTTCCCTACATTCAGCTTCTATGCCTTGAAGATGTAATTCTGCTACAAGTAATAGATATTCTACTGTAATACGAGCACAACTCTTATGTGACTTTCTAGGATCATTTATTTTTTTATTGCTACTAATACATCCAAATCCACCATCATCTTTTATGACTTTTAATACTTTATCAATTTCCACCTTAATGACCGGCTCATTGTAGTACCCCAATTTCACTAAATTACGAAGAAGAAAAGCTTCTGCACATAGCATCTTAAATCCTGTGGATTCAATCAAACCAAATACCTCTGCATCAATGTCTTTTCCGATATCATCTCTTGTTAATCCCCATTCTGCAAATGCCATCAATGCATCAAATTTCCCCCATGGTTTGTCCCCTTTTAACTTTTTCAAAGCTCTTGCATAAACTTTGGATTGCAGTAATGCTTCCTTTGTGCTTATTACTCTTGAATCCTCATCCCCTAACCCAAGATACTCTTTCAACACTCTAAGTTCTACTTCTGGGTTTTTGTCTTCAAGTAACCAATTTAAAATCTCATCTCTCATACTAATATTCTCCTACCTTAATAATTTAATATTCTCCTTAATCTTCTCTTGCTTTCTCAGATTTTCAAATTTATATATTAAAGCAACAACCTTATATAGATTGTGGTTTAAATTGAATATACCATTCTAAAACTGACAACTGTATGTCAACTTAAAATAATATATTTTTTCATCAATGAACAACCCTTTAGACTTAATCTAAACAAAAAAATTAAGGTAATAAGCATATTATAGATGCTTATTACCTAATGATTACACAACTGTCATTTAATAAAATATTTATCTAAATCCTCTATCTTTTCAAGGTCAAAAATAACTAAAATTCTTTTGCTATTGCTTGAGCTTTATTAATTGCATTTTCAAGAATTGCTTCCACATCTTCACCAATAACATCTACATTCTCTGCTGCTATTGTAGTAAAGTCAGTTGTTCCAAAGAATCCAAATATAGTTCTTAAGTATCTGTCTCCCATCTCAAATGCTGCTCCTGCACCTTCTGAATATGATCCGCCTCTTGAAACAATATGAACTGCTTTCTTCCCTTGGCAAAGACCAACTGGTCCATTTTCAGTATATTTAAATGTAATTCCTGTAACAGACACATAATCTATATATGCCTTTAATATTGCAGGTACATTTAAGTTCCACATTGGTGCTGCAATTACATATTTGTCAACTTCCACAAATTGATATGCATATTTTAATATTGGATGATTTCGACTTTCTTCATTTTTAGGTCCGAATACTACTTCTAAATCTTCTCCTTTTAAGAAGTTTATGTTTTCCTTATACAAATCTAATGTAATAATCTCATCGTTAGGATTATTTTTCTTATACTCCTCTATAAAACTATCTGAAATTCTAAAGGTTTTTGATTGCCCTTCTGGCTTTACATTTGCTTTTATATATAATACTTTACTCATATTAATCTACCTCACTTTAAATCTATTATAATTAAGTTAACCTTCTTTATAAAAATTATTTATAATTTAAAACTTGTTTTACTATTCTAGTAGATATGTCTTTTTAAATCTTTCATTTTAATCATTTAAGAAATCTACTAGTTAAAGCTTCTACATACTCAAGAAATTCTAATACTTCTTACTTATAATAATTTTAGAGATAGAAAAATGCTATGTATTAATATCTTCAACTAATACATAGCACTTTCTATAATTAAACTCATTCTTATATACATGATAACTCTTTAATTTATTTACTTTTCTTAAATATTGACTTCACTGTTCGTTTCACCACATCAAAAAAACTTAACGAATAAACCATACGATTTGGATCAACATAATTTCGAACAACGCGAAGTACTTTTTTTGCATCTTTAGAAGAAAACGTATAGGTACCATTTTTCTTCGTTCTGATTGCATATCGTGGAATCCACTTTCCTTTAAACAATACGGATGCTATGACATAGTCAACCTCTTCCCAAGGAATTTGAATGAATTTACGATAATCACGAGAATTATAGAACTCAAATCCTTTGTCACCTATCATTAGCTTACCATAATCTGATAAGCCAGTAAAAGCTGTTGCATCAATTGTTAGATCCACTTTTGTATTTAGTGATTGAACCATCTGAGCCACCTCTTTTCTAATTATATATATTTATTTCATTATATATTTTTTTATATGTTTCTATCAAGTATTTGAAAGTTGATTACAAATAACATATATTTCATCAACTTATTTCATTAGTATGTAAAAACTATTTTTCTCAACTTACTTTATATTTAACAAAAGCCCAGGCTAAAAGCCTAGGCTAAGTTAAAAGTATTACATTAAATGAATTAAGTGGAAAACAATACCGATTGCGAATAACCCAAGAATAATGATAATTGGAGATACTTTCTTCTTAAGCAACCACATACAGATAAATGTAATTAATAATCCTGCAAGTCCAGGAATTAATGAATCCAAGTTACCTTGTAGTGTCGTAACCTTAGCATCAGTTAATGACATACCAGATGCTTGTTGTTGTAAAGCTTGTTGAACACCTTGTGCTCCAGAAGGAAGTGTGCTCCAATCAATGAATGCACCCTTACTTAACTTAACAGATGATACTATTGGTGTAAATTTAACAGATACCCATCTGTTAACCAATGATCCTAAAATGAACATACCAAGAATGGATGCTCCTTTTGTAATATCCTGTAATATACCACCTGACAAATCATCAGTAATACGAGAACCTGCTTTGTAACCAAACTCTTGTGTATACCACATGAATCCCATACGTATGATATTCCAAGCTAAGAAATAAATAATTGGTCCAAGTATATTACCACTCATAGCAAGAGAAGCAGCTAATCCTCCTAAAATTGGCTTAACAGTGAACCAGAAAACTGGATCTCCAATACCAGCTAAAGGTCCCATCATACCGATTTTAACACCTTGAATAGTTACATCATCGATTGGTGCACCATTTGCACGTTCTTCTTCTAAAGCTAATGTTACACCAATAATTGGTGAAGCTACATATGGGTGAGTGTTAAAGAACTCTAAATGACGTTCCAATGCAGCTGCTCTATCTTCTTTAGTCTTGTATAATTTTTTGATTGCTGGAATCATTGTAAATGCCCAACCACCATTTTGCATTCTTTCATAGTTCCAAGAACCTTGAAGGAAAAATGAACGGAACCAAACAGAAATACGATCTCTTTTTGTTAATTTTAATTCTTTTGACATTTTCGTTTCCTCTCCCTTCTTAGTATTTATCAATAAGGTCCCCTAAAGGATCCCCAATATTTGAACTTCCAGCTGTGCCACCTTGTTTGCTAAGCGCTAAGTAAAGAAGAGCTAAAGCTACACCGATAGCACCTAGTCCGATAAGTGTAATTTGTGAAACAGTTGCTAATACAAAACCGATTGCAAAGAATGGCCATACTTCTTTTGTAGCCATCATATTGATTACCATTGCATAACCAACAGCTACAACCATTCCACCACCGATTGCTAAACCATCTGTTAACCAAGCAGGCATTGAAGCAAGTAGTGAACTGATTGGACCAGAACCAATTGCTAATATTAATCCTGCTGGAATTGCAATACGTATACCTTGTAAACAAATACCAGCTATTTGCCACATTTCAATAGCTCTGATATTTCCTTCCTTAGCAGCAGCATCCATAAAATGTACAAATGCTGTAGCTATTGTACGACAAATAATTGTTAATAGTAAACCTGCAACTGCTAGAGGAACAGCAATAGCGATTGCTGAAGTAACTCCTGCTTGACCTTGTCCTCCAAGAACTAGAATAATTGCAGATGCAACAGATGCTAACGCTGCATCTGGTGCTACGGCAGCACCGATATTTGCCCAACCTAAAGCAATCATTTGAAGAGTACCGCCTAAGATTAGACATGGTATTAAATTACCTGTAACTAAGCCGATTAATGTACAAGC comes from Clostridium sp. TW13 and encodes:
- a CDS encoding sensor histidine kinase, which gives rise to MNRKAQSIFLSLVKKYVVFVLLIILSLALTFIFIIYQINTSAEKGNIPKITSASIVRSDYENIYTKDIEDIQGWVEILDANMNVIFTKGTKKDAYYKYSEQDMINTLNMDSTSKYLGTLQKFKSHNGKELYCLVKYPSDAFKLQFNLKKFPYETGSIIYNNLIKGCVFFLLLSITNIVLFSIWTSKKINKPLMELTKGITTMTDGNYDTKLEFKAEKEFAAIRDSFNYMTEKLKTTEEEKERIQQSRNRILIDLSHDIRTPISTIQCFSKALDEGLIEDQDKKQRYYHTIYTKCGRVSELINDLFEFVKLESTDYKPLLVESDFCEFIREIITEFYDEMEEKKYKLEICIPEREIVIAFDENIMNRAISNLLCNALKYNTEGTKLRIEIKELSSTVLLEIGDNGSGIPKHIQDIIFDPFVRGDEARKSDGGTGLGLAIAKKIVEKHNGKLELYTNNNGEKTTFTITLNKHKCTDC
- a CDS encoding FtsX-like permease family protein, which encodes MKFNELILKNIKYNIRNYIAYLLGTSAVLSILFMFFNFIYSDTFLEKSKEIFIKGYEKNIIIGIMTLFLMAFIIYITVTFTKTRGKELGVYYTIGLTSKEILRILFYENIVISGISISIGLIVGILFSRLFNMAFLKVMDIDNVNIGVNIVGLLSVVLVGLLIFLINHLYQKILLRRNSIVELIKFSSKKEVARKGVFVKGIVSAIAFVVSYNKIIECIGGASNITKYTVVFAIVAIASLYFLIGFFMALVEVILKKFKKIYNNNIVTIRTLSSKFLSYRSTIFISIIMTAAGMFFIIQGVSFYKLGGMYIDRDYKSDLSIIVNKKQLDGNDFKSIIEKYAGKIKAYNELENIEEQYIEKNPEAGYNIRALRIISNETYNKTTKLTKELKENEVIAPIEEGRNINGDLTLKLITKGKAINTNYFIDFISNLDKYKKENNNKYLEFNQKNIAHEKMKLSNEIYDCISDMRPGFLVLNNKVYNEIKSNLDPENVYYDILVDLESDHDYKRINQELKEELKKIGGEELAETLNIKSNSRHIEMSKSSFIFFTFFFLGVIFLTGSGAILYFKIFTSLDEDKQRKNSFNRIGLTTTEIRKIISKEIRIIFLVPSIIALVITAIILMKMYNQMNEGKVPQIIMLYMFMGYSIVYLSIYEISRRAYLKKVFSSR
- a CDS encoding ABC transporter ATP-binding protein, which gives rise to MKILECEKLTKVYDAFKGAQPVRALDNVSFTVQEGEFIGIMGPSGSGKTTLLNILSGLDNGTSGNIFINNKNILKLKKDDLALFRRRNLGFIFQDFNLLDSLTIRENIGFPLTVDKISPRLIDDKVDDLVDFLELNDIENSYPYIVSGGQKQRTAVARALVGEPKIIFADEPTGNLDSKSSKNIMTVFTKINKERKATILMVTHDPFAASFCKKIIFIKDGQIEFEINSSGNRKEFFDKIIDSQTAIGGKY
- a CDS encoding sensor histidine kinase, translating into MCLSKSIKATLIKEKAAIIIYLMNTTFIMMLYYLLYGGKLQLYPLALTVFFLLLYLVYKFIVYKKLYGILEEGKASPQYKIEDDYVYKDLVDYLAQVHKSYILQLYNMDLKLEEKDSLMSQLIHNMKTSVAVIELAAEEGLEKNDDNQEIFKDIIEEKYRLEDNLEGALNVFRVEKFSKDYIPEKVNLKELVTKAIKCKKRDFIYSKVSPRVDIDEGIYVYTDKKWGSYVIEQVISNSIKYSNKKDSKVSLNAIKDENRVILEIEDQGIGIKKQYINRVFDLFFTGSNGRDNRESTGIGLYMCKLVCKKLNNEISVQSEEGKGTKVSISYINAED
- a CDS encoding response regulator transcription factor; the protein is MKKIAIVEDDMKLRKYIVKYLKGYNYEVFVIDDFENVEEEVLALNPDLILLDINLPTFDGFYFLKVIKRKSDIPIIIVSARSEEGEQIRGIEMGADDYVTKPFSMGILLAKITAVLRRTTTKSIDVIKVCDMALICEGMQLKVRDTIIDLSKNEYKLMKIFMNNYNKIVSRDTLLEELWEEDVFVDDNTLTVNITRLKKKLKDINLGCEIVTKRGSGYVLK